Proteins from a single region of Gossypium arboreum isolate Shixiya-1 chromosome 1, ASM2569848v2, whole genome shotgun sequence:
- the LOC108482005 gene encoding protein MIZU-KUSSEI 1-like, with amino-acid sequence MPPIHSSPYFQMDNPAILSLLRPTPGEKHRKPTSSSGGLLRMFKLFPMLTSGCKMVALLGRPRKPMLKDSATTGTIFGYRKGRVCLAIQDDPHSVPIFVIELPMLTSLLQKEMASEIVRIALESETKTHKKKVLEEFVWAVLCNGRKMGYSIRRKQLSDDELHVMQLLRGVSMGAGVLPSPNDKETVTADGELTYMRARFERVVGSKDSEAFYMINPDGAASGPELSIFFVRSN; translated from the coding sequence ATGCCACCCATTCACTCCAGTCCATATTTCCAAATGGATAATCCGGCAATACTGTCTTTGCTCCGGCCAACTCCCGGCGAAAAGCACCGCAAACCCACCAGTAGTAGTGGCGGTCTCTTGCGCATGTTCAAGCTTTTCCCCATGCTAACCTCCGGGTGCAAGATGGTAGCACTATTGGGTCGACCCCGGAAGCCAATGCTTAAAGATAGTGCTACAACGGGTACAATTTTCGGGTATCGTAAAGGCCGAGTTTGCTTAGCCATACAAGACGATCCCCACAGCGTGCCCATATTCGTGATTGAACTACCAATGCTAACCAGCTTACTTCAAAAGGAAATGGCGTCTGAGATTGTGAGAATAGCGTTGGAGAGTGAAACCAAGACGCATAAGAAGAAAGTGTTGGAGGAGTTCGTGTGGGCAGTGCTCTGCAATGGCAGAAAGATGGGCTATTCTATTAGAAGGAAACAATTGTCGGATGACGAGCTTCATGTCATGCAGCTTTTGCGAGGGGTTTCGATGGGTGCTGGGGTGCTTCCTAGCCCAAACGACAAGGAAACAGTGACGGCCGATGGGGAACTGACGTATATGAGAGCTAGATTTGAGAGAGTGGTGGGATCAAAGGACTCGGAAGCTTTCTATATGATCAATCCAGATGGTGCAGCATCTGGTCCTGAGCTAAGTATTTTCTTTGTAAGATCTAATTAG